Proteins encoded together in one Coffea arabica cultivar ET-39 chromosome 2c, Coffea Arabica ET-39 HiFi, whole genome shotgun sequence window:
- the LOC140035524 gene encoding uncharacterized protein, with product MGLGNTIVEKNESSNQDRAKAMIFLRHHLDEGLKSEYLTVKDPLVLWRDLKERFDHLKLVVLPKTRYDWLHLRLQDFKSVNEYNSAMFRITSQLSLCGEKVTDEDMLEKTFSTFHVSNMLLQQQYREKGFKKYSELIACLLLAEQNNELLLKNHESRPTGASPFPEANATQFQNSGRGRGRGRRGSRGGGRGRGRDRGRDRSKCVPRENFNRGKQQNVSQKRENNYDQKNGEKKVYEEKCYRCGMEGHWSRTCRTAEHLVDLYQASLKKKDKGVETNFIDQKNDYDDGDDADMTHLDVADFFEHPEDVNKYPMII from the coding sequence ATGGGTCTTGGTAATACTATTGTGGAAAAAAATGAATCCTCAAACCAAGACCGTGCCAAAGCTATGATTTTTCTTCGTCATCATTTAGATGAAGGATTAAAATCAGAATATCTTACTGTTAAAGATCCTCTTGTCCTTTGGCGAGATTTGAAAGAAAGATTCGACCACCTGAAGTTGGTCGTTCTTCCAAAAACCCGATATGATTGGCTTCACTTACGGCTGCAAGATTTTAAATCTGTCAACGAATATAATTCAGCCATGTTCAGAATCACTTCTCAATTATCATTATGTGGCGAAAAAGTCACTGATGAAGATATGTTAGAAAAAACATTTTCTACTTTTCATGTCTCTAACATGCTCCTGCAGCAGCAATATCGAGAGAAGgggtttaaaaaatattctgaacTTATTGCATGTCTTCTCTTGGCTGAACAAAACAATGAATTGTTGCTGAAAAATCATGAGTCCCGACCAACTGGTGCAAGTCCATTCCCTGAAGCGAATGCGACCCAATTTCAAAATTCtggtcgaggtcgtggacgtggccgtagAGGTAGCCGTGGAGGAGGCCGCGGACGTGGCCGTGACCGTGGACGTGATCGTAGTAAATGTGTGCCCCGTGAAAATTTTAACCGGGGCAAGCAACAAAATGTTTCCCAAAAGAGGGAAAATAACTACGAtcagaaaaatggagaaaagaaagtttatgaagaaaaatgctaCCGGTGTGGTATGGAAGGTCATTGGTCTCGTACCTGTCGTACGGCCGAACATCTTGTTGACCTCTATCAAGCatcattgaaaaagaaagacaaaggtGTTGAGACAAATTTCATTGATCAAAAGAATGACTATGATGATGGTGATGATGCTGACATGACACACCTCGATGTTGCTGATTTTTTTGAACATCCTGAAGATGTCAACAAATATCCCATGATTATTTAG